Genomic segment of Magnetospirillum sp. WYHS-4:
GCGACCCCGCCACGTAGGCGCCGAAGCTGCCCATGCCCTTGCTGAAGGTGCCCATGGCGATCTCCACCCGGCCCGGATACAGCCCGGACAGCCCCATCCCCTTGGGCCCCAGAACACCCGTGGCATGGGCCTCGTCCAGATAGAGCACGGCGCCATGGTGTTCGGCCAGGCCCACCAGGGCGCGCAGATCGGGCCGGTCGCCGTCCATGCTGAACACCGATTCGGTGACGATGAAGCGCACCCCCGGCTTGCCGGCATTGGCCCTGAGCAGGCTTTCCAGGTGATCCATGTCATTGTGATGGAAGCGGATTTGGCGGACCTGGGCCAGGCCGGCATGCAGGCTGGCATGGATCAGGCGGTCGGCGAAGACCAGGGGCTCGGCCCCCAGCATGTCGCGATCCAGCAGGGCGGGCAGGATCGCCGCGTTGGCCTGGTATCCGGAATTGAAGATCAGGGCCGCTTGCGTGCCCTTCAGACGGGCCAGCTTGGCCTCGACGGCGGCATGGATTTCCAGGGTCCCGGTGACCAGGCGCGAGGCCCTGGCCCCGGCGCCCCATTCTTCGGCCCACCGGGCGGCGCGGCCGATCACCTCGGGATGGCGGGCGAGGCCCAGGTAGTCGTTGGAGGAAAAATCCACCAGCCGGCGGTCGCCGCGGACCACAATGCCGCCGGGTTGGGGCCGGCAGGGCCGGAGTTCCCGCCAGGCGCCGGCCCGGCGGATGCCAGCCAGGGCTTGTTCGAGACGGTCGTCCAACTGGCCCATGGGATCACCCGTCCAGGCCGGGGAACAGGCCCTTGAGGCCCACCGCCATGATCTGCACCGCGACGGCGGCCAGGATCAAACCGATCAGGCGGTTCAGGATGTTGATGCCGGTGACGCCCAGGCGCTGGCCGATGGGTACCGCCAGGCGCAACGCCAGCCAGATCGCCAGGCAGACCAGGGCGATGCAGGCGATCACCATGCCCAGGTTGCCCGGCGTGGGATCGCGCTGGACCTGGATGATGGTGGTACTGATGGCGCCCGGCCCGGCCAGCAAGGGGATGCCCAGCGGCACCACGCCGACGCCCTGCTTGAGCCCGGCCTCGGCCGCCTCTTCCGGCTTGTGACGCAGGGGGCCGACCTCGGCCTGCAGCATGGAAACGGCCATCAGCAGGAGAACGATGCCCCCCCCCACCCGGAAGGCGTCCAGGCTGGTGCCCAGCAGGAACAGCACCAGGTCGCCCGACAAGGCGGCGACCGCCAGCACGACGAAGACCGTCGATACCGTGGCCCGCGCCGTGCGGCGCTTTTCCGGGACGCTCTGGCCCTCGGTCAAGGTAAGGAAGATGGGAATGGCCGAAAAGGGATCGAGGATGGCCAGCATGGCCACTACGTACCGGCTGTAGTCGCCGAAGGTTTCCATGGCGGGCGGCCTATTTGGCCGCCACCTTGTCGATGACCGCGTTCAGCCCGGCCAGCAGCTTCTCGCCCAAGGGGCCGCCGTCGCCCTTGAGGTTCTGGGCGATGACCAGCTTCAGCGAATCGACGTGGACCTTGATGACGTCCACATGCTTGGGGCTCGGGTCCGGCTCCCTTTCGATAAAGCGGCAGAGACTGTTGCCGATCACGGTCATCAGGTTGTAGCCGAAGCTGCCGCCCTGGCCCTTGATGTCATGGGCGACCTGGAAAACCCGGTCGGCGGCGGCCTTGCGTTCGGCCTCGGGAGCGGCAGCCAGGGCATCGTAGGCGGTCTGGATCTTGACCAGATCTTCCTGCACCCACTGCAAATAGCTGTCGGTCAGGTTGGCGATCACCGCCTCCGCACGCTCCAGCGCCGCCAGATCGACGGCACCGGGTCCGCCCTCGCGGACCTTGGACTTCAAGGTGTCGGGCGGACGGATGACGCTGACTTCGTTTTCGTCGTCGGCCATAGAAAACGATCCCTCTCAGAGACTCCGCGTCACCCTATATGCGCCACCACCCAGACGCAAGCCGAAAGCCCCGGCCCGACATCGGCCCTTGACCCGGCCGGCCTCGCCCCGCGACATTAGGGGCATGAAACACGGCAACTCTTCCGGTTCCGGGGTCGAGGTCCGCGTCTGGGACCTGCCGACCCGCCTTTTCCATTGGGCCCTCGTGGCGCTGGTGGCCGACGCCTTCCTGAGCGCCAAGTTCGGCGACGTGACCATGACCTGGCACAAATGGAACGGTTACGCCATCCTGACCTTGCTGGCTTTCCGCCTGATCTGGGGCATGATCGGAAGTTCCACCGCCCGTTTCGCCGATTTCGTCCGCGGGCCCCGCGCCATTGCCGCCTACCTGCGCGGGGAAATCCATCCTTACGGCCACAACCCTCTAGGCGCCCTGATGGTGCTGGCGTTGCTGGCGATGCTGGCTTTCCAGGGCACGATGGGCCTGTTCGCCACCGACGACATCCTAGTCAGCGGCCCTCTCAAGCATACGGTTTCCGCCGCCACCGCCAAGCGCTTCACCGGCCTCCACAAGATCGGCTACTGGGCGATCCTGGGCTTGGTGGCGGTCCACGTGGGGGCGGTGTTGGCCTACCTGCTGGTGCGGAAGGAAAATCTGACCCGCCCCATGATCACCGGCTACAAGAGCGCCGCAGGCCACGCGGGCGAGCCCTTCCCGACCCTGGAACCGCTATGGCGGGCCGGCCTGGCCTTGGCCCTGGCGGCGTCGATCGTCTGGGGCGGAGTGAACGGCTGGCCGCTGCTGGCCCACTAGACCCGAACTTCCCGGGGGGCGACCTTGCCCAGGTCGAGCAGACGGGCGGCCCGCTTCAGCAGGGTATCGCGGCTGTCCTTGCTGGACGAGCGGAAGAAGAAGGAACCGTCCGGCGTCTTGAATTCCAAGGTATGGTAGCCGAGCACCGAGCGGTACTCGATCTCGTAGATCCGGGCCAACGGCATCTCCTCGCAGACCTCGCGGAACAGGAAGCTCGAAAGAAAGACCAAGCGCCGGTCGGTGAGGATCAGCATGCCGTCGCCGCCCGGACGGACACCGTCCTCCAGCGGATTGCCGATCTGGCCGTCGCCATAGGCGAGAATCTCCTCGCCCGGCTGCTGGCGCGTCGCTCGGAAGCGATCAAGATGGCGCTGCTTCATGGCCTCGCCCCTTCTGGACGCAATCGACCTGGACCTTGGCCGGGGAATCACCAAAGATTGTCCGCATATTATCGCAATTCCGCAATCGGTCTTATCGCATAGGCGGGTCGATGGATATGCCCTGGGGGGTGGAAGGCCCCGGCCAATCGTGTAGAATGCGCCCCGTCAACCGATCGGGGCAGGAGCGGCAGATGGACATCCGGATCATTCCCACCACACCCTTCGATGGCCAGAAGCCGGGCACCTCGGGGTTGCGCAAGAAGGTCGCCGTGTTCCGCCAGCCCCGCTACCTGGAGAACTTCGTCCAGTCGGTGTTCGACGTGCTGGAGGGCTACAAGGGTGAGACCCTGGTGCTGGGCGGCGACGGCCGCTACTGGAACCGCGAGGCCGCGCAGACGATTCTCAAGATGGCCGCCGCCGCCGGATTCGGCCGAGTTCTGGTGGGCCGGGGCGCCATCCTGTCCACCCCCGCCGTTTCCTGCGTCATCCGCAAGCACAAGGCTTTCGGCGGCTTCGTGCTGTCGGCGTCCCACAACCCCGGCGGGCCGGAAGGCGATTTCGGGGTCAAGTACAACGTCACCAACGGCGGGCCGGCACCCGAGAAGGTGACCGAAGCGGTCTTCGCCCGCACCGGGAACATTCGCGAATATCGCATTCTGGACGTCCCCGACGTGGACCTGGAGCATCCGGGTTCGGTCAAATTGGGCGACATGGCGGTCGATGTGATCGATCCGGTGGCCGATTACGCCGAACTGATGGAAAGCCTGTTCGATTTCGATTCCCTGCGCACCCTGTTCAAGTCGGGCTTTCGCATGCGCTTCGACGCCATGCACGCGGTGACCGGGCCTTATGCCAAGGAGATTCTGGAAAGGCGCCTGGGCGCTTCGGCCGGTACCGTCATCAACGGCGTGCCGCTGGAGGACTTCGGCGGCGGCCATCCGGACCCCAACCTGGTCCATGCCCACGAACTGGTCGAAGAAATGTTCGGGTCCCGGGCCCCCGACTTCGGCGCCGCCTCCGATGGCGATGGCGACCGCAACATGGTGCTGGGCGCCAACTTCTTCGTGACGCCGTCGGACAGCCTGGCGGTGCTGGCGGCCAATGCCGCCTGCGCGCCCGCCTATGCCAAGGGCATCGCCGGCGTGGCCCGTTCCATGCCGACCAGCGAGGCCGCCGACCGGGTGGCGGCGGCCCTGGGCCTGCCCTGCTTCGAGACCCCCACGGGGTGGAAGTTCTTCGGCAACCTGCTGGACGCCGGCAAGGCCACCTTCTGCGGCGAGGAAAGCTTCGGCACCTCGTCCGACCACGTGCGGGAAAAGGACGGCCTGTGGGCCGTGCTGATGTGGCTGCAGGTTTTGGCCGTCCGCCGCCAATCGGTCGCCGAAGTCGTGCGGGAGCACTGGGGCCGCTTCGGGCGCAACTACTATTCCCGCCACGACTACGAGGGCGTCGACAGCAAGGCCGCCGACGGGCTGGTGGAGCATCTGCGCGGTCTCTGCGGCTCCCTGCCCGGCCGCAAGTTTGGCGCGCTGACGGTCGCGGCGGCCGACGACTTCGCCTACACCGATCCGGTGGACGGCAGCGTCAGCGCCAAGCAGGGCGTCCGGGTGATGTTCCAGGGCGGCTCGCGCATCGTCTACCGCCTGTCGGGCACCGGCACGGAAGGCGCCACGCTCCGCGTCTACATCGAACGCTACGAGCCCGATCCGGCCAGGCACGGCCAGGAAACCCAGACGGCACTGGCCGACCTGATCGCCATCGCCCGCGACCTGGCGGAAATCGAAGCCCGCACCGGCCGCCCCGAGCCGACGGTGATTACCTGATGG
This window contains:
- a CDS encoding 8-amino-7-oxononanoate synthase, with amino-acid sequence MGQLDDRLEQALAGIRRAGAWRELRPCRPQPGGIVVRGDRRLVDFSSNDYLGLARHPEVIGRAARWAEEWGAGARASRLVTGTLEIHAAVEAKLARLKGTQAALIFNSGYQANAAILPALLDRDMLGAEPLVFADRLIHASLHAGLAQVRQIRFHHNDMDHLESLLRANAGKPGVRFIVTESVFSMDGDRPDLRALVGLAEHHGAVLYLDEAHATGVLGPKGMGLSGLYPGRVEIAMGTFSKGMGSFGAYVAGSRKLCDWLVNRSAGFIYATALPPAVLGAIDAALDLVPDLEAERFLLRSHAERARQALGAAGLDTLASDSQIVPAVIGSPEKALEASRYLEDRGVLGIAIRPPTVPQGTSRIRLAMSAAHGEAELGLLLDAVPGLAGFRS
- a CDS encoding NAAT family transporter translates to METFGDYSRYVVAMLAILDPFSAIPIFLTLTEGQSVPEKRRTARATVSTVFVVLAVAALSGDLVLFLLGTSLDAFRVGGGIVLLLMAVSMLQAEVGPLRHKPEEAAEAGLKQGVGVVPLGIPLLAGPGAISTTIIQVQRDPTPGNLGMVIACIALVCLAIWLALRLAVPIGQRLGVTGINILNRLIGLILAAVAVQIMAVGLKGLFPGLDG
- a CDS encoding Hpt domain-containing protein: MADDENEVSVIRPPDTLKSKVREGGPGAVDLAALERAEAVIANLTDSYLQWVQEDLVKIQTAYDALAAAPEAERKAAADRVFQVAHDIKGQGGSFGYNLMTVIGNSLCRFIEREPDPSPKHVDVIKVHVDSLKLVIAQNLKGDGGPLGEKLLAGLNAVIDKVAAK
- a CDS encoding cytochrome b/b6 domain-containing protein yields the protein MKHGNSSGSGVEVRVWDLPTRLFHWALVALVADAFLSAKFGDVTMTWHKWNGYAILTLLAFRLIWGMIGSSTARFADFVRGPRAIAAYLRGEIHPYGHNPLGALMVLALLAMLAFQGTMGLFATDDILVSGPLKHTVSAATAKRFTGLHKIGYWAILGLVAVHVGAVLAYLLVRKENLTRPMITGYKSAAGHAGEPFPTLEPLWRAGLALALAASIVWGGVNGWPLLAH
- a CDS encoding PH domain-containing protein codes for the protein MKQRHLDRFRATRQQPGEEILAYGDGQIGNPLEDGVRPGGDGMLILTDRRLVFLSSFLFREVCEEMPLARIYEIEYRSVLGYHTLEFKTPDGSFFFRSSSKDSRDTLLKRAARLLDLGKVAPREVRV
- a CDS encoding alpha-D-glucose phosphate-specific phosphoglucomutase; translation: MDIRIIPTTPFDGQKPGTSGLRKKVAVFRQPRYLENFVQSVFDVLEGYKGETLVLGGDGRYWNREAAQTILKMAAAAGFGRVLVGRGAILSTPAVSCVIRKHKAFGGFVLSASHNPGGPEGDFGVKYNVTNGGPAPEKVTEAVFARTGNIREYRILDVPDVDLEHPGSVKLGDMAVDVIDPVADYAELMESLFDFDSLRTLFKSGFRMRFDAMHAVTGPYAKEILERRLGASAGTVINGVPLEDFGGGHPDPNLVHAHELVEEMFGSRAPDFGAASDGDGDRNMVLGANFFVTPSDSLAVLAANAACAPAYAKGIAGVARSMPTSEAADRVAAALGLPCFETPTGWKFFGNLLDAGKATFCGEESFGTSSDHVREKDGLWAVLMWLQVLAVRRQSVAEVVREHWGRFGRNYYSRHDYEGVDSKAADGLVEHLRGLCGSLPGRKFGALTVAAADDFAYTDPVDGSVSAKQGVRVMFQGGSRIVYRLSGTGTEGATLRVYIERYEPDPARHGQETQTALADLIAIARDLAEIEARTGRPEPTVIT